TTGATGTGTTGTGTTGCGTCGTGCCGCATCCAGTTTAGTATCactatcactgattataatgagtTCTATTATCTTTGTCCGGTCTAGACACAGTGTTACGAAATAGCAGTGCCTGGCCACATGTTCTCAGTGTGCTGCCTTTGAATCCTAGACCTCAGGCTTAAACTTACTCATTCCTGTGCCATGAACAACAAGGTTCTGGATGCAGCAGTTCATCTGGTACAGTGGAATCACGGTTGGAAAGTGAAATCCATGGCTTAGTGTAGATGTCAAAACCATAATGATATATTACTTAACAATTAGCtaatagtcatgtgcctcaacaagtaaagtcataacataatgatacatttgcaaatcattagttaatgattaattaaagcagacaactggAAGTTGTAGTACATGGCTTCAAAccattgtggtaattaacacattaacttacactattagttaataaaatatgaatacattatgagacatttaattaattacaattcatttattacttaatctattaatcatatagactctttattagttgctgatgcagtaatcattaattgatggtttagttcttcatgagtcatacattaacacatgattatctgtgcattagttaagcatgaattaatgcatattagtgcacccgtattgtaaagtgttaccgaatttaTTCATGAATTAAACATGCTGGTGTAAAGAGAAACACTGCTTTTGTGGAGCTTTTTGGGCATGGCCTAACATCTGGAGATCTGAAAGTGCATGTGTGCtttgtgtgaaagtgtgtgagATTTTATGGTCCCAAATACTTCAGAACAGAAATCATGAATCCTCTTTTATTCCAGACAATTGCATCCTTTCAATAGGACTCCATTTTCAATTGTGCAATGGGACTTTATTCAGTATCCTACCCAAATCAAAGTCCTCCTATATCCCACTTTCCTCTTCTCCATCTTGAAATGTCTACAACAGGATCCAGATGTTGAAACAGATGTCGACTGGTTACTACACACTGCCCTTTCATTCATTGTGAAGCTATGCACAACTCAAGGAGAGCGAGACCTACTGGGAAATGGTAAGAGTGCTGGATTAACCCTCTAACATCATTGTAATTTCAACGGCTTTTTGCATTCCAGCTTAATTCCACCTTTCACAGGTTGGGACGAGTCTCCATCAATACAAAATGACAGCCCAATGATGTGCATCGCCCCAGGGCAGCCTATAGTTTAATGGGGTAAATGGTCCATCAAAGTTGTGAAGGATGGAGATGAGATATGTCTATTGAAATGAAAGGGTTAAATGTCTTGAAGGCACCTGCAAGTGTTTGGATGGTGTCATATTTGCCAGGGCCCCCCACCTCCTGAGGCTCTACAGACCCTTACTGCACAAAGAGAAAAGAgtaagaaaagagaaaaaagtgcTGTGCTAGCAATAAGTACCCAATGCATGCTTGCAGAAAGACAACTTCACACGAATCTTTCAAACATTTACACACCCCCTTATTCAACCTCACCAGCTGATGTCAAAGGTTTGGCCTTGGGGAAGTTACACTGCTAACAATAGTAATCTAATAAGGCTGTGTGTTCTGATGCATGTCCGGGCCAGAAAGAAAGTGGGAGAAACTGCAGACTGGACTCAAACTGGAGAGGAAAGCAGGCGGACCAAGAGATTGACTACATCCCCAAAACCAGAAAGACACACTTTGCCTCCACCTGCGCAAACAAAATCAGCTCTGTGACTGAGATGAGCAggtaatgttttctttttttttattctttatgtGATGGTGATGCAATAAGGAAGTGGGTGTAGGGggtacatgttttttttttctgttgtagattattgagttattttaaactccatttcattatattttcattatttttctgtttctctGCACTTCTGCTTAAGgtcttcatataaaataatgatttcatatttaattttcattttttatttttttttattttaataaccaGCATCTCCAAAATAAACTTgaaatgtatatgaatttcttaTGTAGTGGTATTCAGTGAGCTTACATTGAAATGACTTGtgtaatactaataaaaaaaaaaaaacaatattaatggtatttttaaaatatggtaTCAAAATACTATTGTATAACTATCTGTCATCACTGTACCAGATACCAGCACAGcacagtatgttttttaaggAAAGTCTCAGATTTTGCTTGTGTAAACAACAGAGAGGGGTGTGTTACAATTAATTATTTCAACTTTAATTAGTTTATCGTTTTGTAAAGCTTGAGTTAAGGGATGCTctttctaaatatatttatatcgAAGAAGGTACCAGTGCAGCATTTTGTTGTAACACAACTGCCTGAGACACAGTGCCCCAAACAGGAAATTAAATCTATTTGAGAGCATATGTTTCTTTTTAGGCGAAGCATAAATTTCCCGTAGTTGTCTTGACCATATTGCCATTTCTCAGACATCATTTCTTTTTACCATCTATGATGGACTTTATCCTTGTTCCAGTCAAATATGCTAGTAAATTATTTTACTAAAgataattattaaacacaaaGGCGTTCAAATGTGGTTTAACAGTCTCAAATTTCTCAAATAGTTTTAGTGTCGAGTGAGTTGTAATGAAGATACTctcaaatatttcacaattagcATTAGCACTATATGCAGATAGCATAAGCACTTAGCACAAAGCAGTTTAGACTGTTTTGATCATAAGCATTTAATGTGATTACTTAATCCCTGCTACTCAAGACAGAACAAGACATTACGAGACAgaaagggccagatttactaaagaaATCCCAAAAAGTGCcaatgggagtggaaagttctgcacaTGATCTACTGGCAACGCGcacattaaagaacacagacgcagctgGATCATTTCTATAAtgacgcaatctaccaagagcagcgcagATTAGCagctggtttaagacatgctttttttgggcgttaaataatgccgcaaataccagtaaattgactagcacaaaccttagtaaaacatcttgcatgattcatttaaatactctcctcccataaattttgcgtctgaaagggaaactcctacaaatgcatacgCAATAAGATCAGCTGCAAAAATAACcctgtccacgccttttcagcgctaatttttcactgcgtgactttattagttttttaacaacaaaaagggggtttgcgctggtgcaagctgttagtaaatctggcccaaagTTTCCCTGTGCACATTTAAGGGGTCGTCTTTCACATCTCAGTTTTGAAAAAGGCTCAAAAGAGGTGGAAACTAACATgatttcattggctgttgctAATTGCCTCTCTCGCACGAGTCGAGACAGTGCACCTACCTGAAGACTGGGTGACTAGAAAATCCAGTCTGAAGTTTGTAAGCCATGTCTAGTCTCATAGGTGCAGACACTAGAAGACTTGGCACTTGCAATGATCTGGGGCTTTTGTCTCAGACTACTCGCAAACAAGGAAGGGGGTCAAGGTTTATTCTTGTAGAGTGATCTTGGTTTTAGAGACTCATAGAGTAGCAAGTCTTTAATAATTCCCTATTGATATTATGTATTAGATGTATATTGATATTGCACAGTTTGTCTGATTGTATCTTGGATATCTGTTTATTCCAATGATGACTTCAATACAGAGTAGATACTAATTGCTGCCCCGAGAATGACCTCTTGTCATGTCCTGTATTTTGCAGCCTAACACTCTTAGTTGCCGATTTAGTGTTGTAGACCTTGACATAGGTGTCTTCTGTGTTTAGAGCTCTTTTACATTCCTGTGAATAATAGGTTTTCAATTCTGTAATTGGATTAGGTTGGTGTTTGTACTCTTTGCCCTTTAGACCACTGGTTCTAACGTAGAGCTGCACCATCCTTTACACGAGATGCTGGATAATAGACTGGATTACTAATGGTCGTAGATTTCAACTGGAGGAGCCCATTACAGGGGATTACAATGACACAGTAAGGTGTTGTTGTCGTCAGTGGAATTGAGAACAAGTAATCTAATCAGCACTTGGCAGTCAAACAACGACACCATATGTGGCTACCTGTGCCAACTTCAAATCAGCCTCTAAATCCAGACTAGTGCTCCCGTGGGGACAAAAAAATCAGCACATGCGTTTTGGTGACTGTGCGCATTAAATAACAGACTTTTTTCATTACTGATTTTACAACTGTAGGCATCTACACAAATAAAGTGGGCCAACTGTCATTTACCAGTCAAACTGAGAGTCCTTATGAAGGAAATGAGGatgttagatagatagatagatagatcgatagatcgatagatcgatagatagatagatcgatcgATCGATCCTGCAGTCTGATCGAGACATTGTTTACTCAAAAGACAGGAGACAGGTGGTGTTGTGAGGGGCGATGAAGAAAAGGATGAAGAATCCAACGTAATATATAGGCCTGTATTAGCCTAATTATAACTGGGCCAAGGCCCATGTCTTCCTTTGACCAACACACCGGTTTAAGCACTGTCCATCCCCAAAGGATTATGACTCTTGATCTCGAGAGGCTATGATTGGCTAAGGTTGTGTCCAGTGTGTCTGTCCGTGAAGGGATCATGAGATACCATTGACACTACAAATAGGGGCAGGAGATGGCAAAATAGCTCAGAGTTGAGACATCTGTACCCTCAGCAAGAGATACTGTAGAAGAGCCCCAAGAAGACAAAGGTAGGTCTCTAGCATTTGTGCAATGATTCTGTGCATTAGGAATATTTTGGGAAGGATATTGTCAGTTTCTTCTACACTAGTAGAAAGCCTCTGTCCTCCAGAAATGCATACTGTGAGCTATGAGTCATTTTTACATCTGCATGGCTTTGTGTATTTTGTCTTGGTTTAACACAGAAGTATTCTGCTTAATTTAGGGCACTAAAGATATCAGCTGTTTTTCTGCAAAGCCAGTTTGGAGGTATtgatttgaaagtatttttctTACTTCTTAGAGATATTTACAGGTGAAGCTGGCTCCACCTGACCTCATCACTAGGTATCCAAGGCTTCCCTTTGATCCCCTCTAGTTTAGTGTAAGAGTTCTGCCCATAGAAAATGATCTCCAGACAGTCGCTTAGAGCTCAGGACCAAAAATTTAAACCAATACCAGATGAGAGAGAAAGCTCAGCTATGAATATGTGTTAACATAGTATTTCTtgagctttctctctctctctgtttgctGTTTCTTTTATCCTTACATGATAAATTTAAGCCAAGAGAAATATGTGGATGTCAGCAAAGAAACTTTGGAGGGAAAACCATAATAATTGATTGGGTGTATCAGGGCACATACAGATTAGACCAAGCGCAATCATGCATTTGAAagatataaatgttttaaggtATGAAAAGAGCTTGGTCAATTTGGAATCAAATGGGAATACAACAAATTGAACCAGCCTGGTCAATGGATGCCTAATGTTTAGGTGTCCTGTCAATGGATGCCTAATGTTTAGGTGTCCTTATTGCGACATGAGGGTTAGGTGTTGTTAAATTGCAATGATTGTTATACCTTGTTGTATCTAGAAGTAGTCAGACATGCACATACCTGAAGCCTTATGTTTGCCAGAGTCCAAGATGTAACTGTCTTCTGAATGGAGATGGGTAGCACTATGCCAGGCTTAAGTCAATTAAGGTTGACCTGGCAGCATATTCGGAGTTTAAGAGGATTACTACTTAGATGGTGAAGACACAGGGAATGGTAATCTTAACTAGAGGATGTTCCTAATTTTTTGTCAATGAGTTTATCCACTTAGAGAGAACCTGAGGTAATGTAGGGTGGATGTATAGCAGGGGACAGCTAGGAACATTACTCCAGGCCCTGTGACAAGTGGGCCAACTCACTGAAGGGAGAAACCCATAAAAAATTTGCACTAAGTCCTGTAAACTTTAGTGACAGCCCTGTGtagtacatacagtacatgagtTCTCATGAGTTTAATATTGTTAACAGCTAATTTTGGTGCTTCTTTTCTTTCTCCATGTTTTTGTAGGTTAAACCTAACCATGGAGTGGCTCATGGTTGCATTTGTGGCCCTACTTTCGGCCAGCCAAGTCCACTCTGATGAAGTTCCCTACGAGCACATGATCTCTCAGCTCCATGCATGTCCTAAAGAGTGCCACTGCCCTCCAAGCTTCCCAAACGCTGTTTACTGTGACAACAGGGGTCTAAAACGCATACCTGTCATCCCTCCCTATACCTGGTACTTGTACCTCCAGAACAATCTCATTGATGTACTCTCAGCTGATGCTCTGCGCAATGCCACACAGCTTAGGTGGATCAACCTCAACCGCAACAAAATCACAAGCGAAGGCTTGGAGGCTGACGCTCTGAAGGCTATGTCTAACCTTGTACACTTCTACATGGAAGACAACTTGCTGACTTCCATTCCATCTCCTCTGCCTGCCAAATTAGAGCAGTTACGGCTGTCCCGAAACAGAATCTCAAAGATCCCAGCCGGTGTCTTCTCTGGAATGGACCATCTCACCTTGCTGGATCTGCAAGGTAACAAGCTACAGGATGATGCAGTAACTGAGGTCAGTCTGAAAGGCCTCAACAGCCTGATCCAGATCAATTTAGCAAAGAATCAGCTAAACAGCATGCCCCTCGGCCTACCACCCACAACCACACAGATCTTTTTGGATGGCAACAACATTGAGAAGATTCCGGCTGAGTACTTCAAGGGTCTTCCGAAAGTGATGTCTCTCAGGCTCAACCGCAATAAGCTGGCTAATGGAGGTATCCCAAAAAACGTGTTTAACCTTTCCAGCATCCTTGATCTACAGCTTTCTCACAACCAGCTCACAGAGGTGCCCGTTATCTCTTCTGGCCTTGAGCACCTGCATCTGGATCACAATAAGATCAAGAGTAAGTCCACAACCAAAGTTCTGAACATGCACGGTTTTCCATATTGACTTCCTTTGTATTCTTTGCTAAAACATTGGTTAATACAGGCATGTCTCAAAAGTATTACGATTCATACTTTTGCTTTGTTCTGAACAAAATTTGCACAATGAATTTCTCTGAAACTGATGACTTAATTTCAACCATGAAATACTGTAGTCTATACTTGCTTGGTTATCTAAAGACTTTATGATGCCTTTGGAAACCTGTCTGAAACTGCCTTAGAGTTTGGATGTTTTGTACTAGCATGTTTGTGACTTTATCAGTAagatatatttatcattttcataGGTGTGAATAGCTCTGACATCTGTCCACCTGGTGCACTTGACGATTACCTTGATGAGAATGGTCCGCGTCTTCGTTACCTTCGCCTTGATGGTAATGAGATCAAACCCCCCATTCCACGAGAGCTGATGATGTGTTTCCGTCTCCTCAGGGCTATTGTCATATGAAGTTGCCACTCCATCTAGATACTCCTGTCCATTTCATCCACCAGAACTGAAAATGCATGTATACTAAAACACTTGAAAAGGGTCCAATAAAGGACTATCTTTTTGGAAAGTCAGAAAATTGAAAACTATACACTGCTGAAAAGACCAGCCAAGACTGGAATGAATTTCCATGCTGGTCCAGATTGACTTATGCTGGTTTGTACTGAACTAGAGTTGGTCTGTCTAGTAGGCCAGTGAAACTAAGCTGATAAAGCTGTTTAACTAACATCTTTCTGGTGGAACTTTGCCAAGAAAGCACATCTAGTTAAGAAGCTGAATGGGGATACCAGTATCCAAAATATGACATATTTTGGCTTCCTGTCctggtcttttcagcagggtTGAGATCCATAAGACTGGTTCATATATGCATTTGTAGATGGTTTCTCATGGCTGTATTGTAA
The Ctenopharyngodon idella isolate HZGC_01 chromosome 4, HZGC01, whole genome shotgun sequence genome window above contains:
- the kera gene encoding keratocan, producing MSRLNLTMEWLMVAFVALLSASQVHSDEVPYEHMISQLHACPKECHCPPSFPNAVYCDNRGLKRIPVIPPYTWYLYLQNNLIDVLSADALRNATQLRWINLNRNKITSEGLEADALKAMSNLVHFYMEDNLLTSIPSPLPAKLEQLRLSRNRISKIPAGVFSGMDHLTLLDLQGNKLQDDAVTEVSLKGLNSLIQINLAKNQLNSMPLGLPPTTTQIFLDGNNIEKIPAEYFKGLPKVMSLRLNRNKLANGGIPKNVFNLSSILDLQLSHNQLTEVPVISSGLEHLHLDHNKIKSVNSSDICPPGALDDYLDENGPRLRYLRLDGNEIKPPIPRELMMCFRLLRAIVI